From one Enterobacter kobei genomic stretch:
- a CDS encoding nitrate reductase subunit alpha yields the protein MSKFLDRFRYFKQKGETFADGHGQIHESNRDWEDGYRNRWSHDKVVRSTHGVNCTGSCSWKIFVKNGLVTWETQQTDYPRTRPDMPNHEPRGCPRGASYSWYLYSANRLKYPLMRKRLMKLWREAKTRHSDPVNAWASIIEDAEKAKSFKQARGRGGFVRSSWQEVNELIAASNVYTVKTYGPDRVAGFSPIPAMSMVSYASGARYLSLIGGTCLSFYDWYCDLPPASPQTWGEQTDVPESADWYNSSYIIAWGSNVPQTRTPDAHFFTEVRYKGTKTVAITPDYAEIAKLCDLWLAPKQGTDAAMALAMGHVMLREFHLDNPSQYFTDYVRRYTDMPMLVMLEAREGYYAAGRMLRAADLVDALGQENNPEWKTVAVNDNDELIAPNGSIGYRWGEKGKWNLEQRDGTTGEEANLRLSMLGNHDEIAEVGFPYFGGDGTEHFNSVALDNVLTHKLPVKRLQLADGTTALVTTVYDLTLANYGLDRGLDDANCATSYDEVKAYTPAWAEQITGVPRAQIIRTAREFADNADKTHGRSMIIVGAGLNHWYHLDMNYRGLINMLIFCGCVGQSGGGWAHYVGQEKLRPQTGWQPLAFALDWQRPARHMNSTSYFYNHSSQWRYESLTAQELLSPLADKSRYSGNLIDFNVRAERMGWLPSAPQLGTNPLRIAAEAEKAGMNPVDYTVKALKDGTIRFAAEQPENGKNHPRNLFVWRSNLLGSSGKGHEYMLKYLLGTEHGIQGLDLGQQGSVKPEEVEWVDNGLDGKLDLVVTLDFRLSSTCLYSDIVLPTATWYEKDDMNTSDMHPFIHPLSAAVDPAWESKSDWEIYKGIAKTFSEVCVGHLGKETDIVTLPIQHDSAAELAQPLDVKDWKKGECDLIPGKTAPHIIPVERDYPATWERFTSIGPLMEKIGNGGKGIAWNTQSEMDLLRKLNYTKADGPAKGQPMLNTAIDAAEMILTLAPETNGHVAVKAWAALSEFTGRDHTHLATNKEEEKIRFRDIQAQPRKIISSPTWSGLEDEHVSYNAGYTNVHELIPWRTLSGRQQLYQDHQWMRDFGESLLVYRPPIDTRSVKAVMGKKSNGNPEKALNFLTPHQKWGIHSTYSDNLLMLTLSRGGPIVWMSESDAKDLGIEDNDWIEVFNSNGALTARAVVSQRVPSGMTMMYHAQERIVNLPGSEITGQRGGIHNSVTRISPKPTHMIGGYAQLAYGFNYYGTVGSNRDEFVVVRKMKNINWLDGEGNDQVQESVK from the coding sequence ATGAGTAAATTCCTGGACCGGTTTCGCTACTTCAAACAGAAGGGCGAAACCTTTGCCGATGGGCATGGCCAGATTCATGAATCAAACCGGGACTGGGAGGACGGATACCGTAACCGCTGGTCGCATGACAAAGTGGTGCGCTCCACGCACGGTGTAAACTGTACCGGTTCTTGCAGCTGGAAGATTTTCGTTAAGAACGGCCTGGTCACCTGGGAAACCCAGCAGACTGACTATCCGCGTACCCGTCCGGATATGCCGAACCACGAACCGCGCGGCTGCCCGCGTGGGGCGAGCTACTCCTGGTATCTCTACAGCGCGAACCGTCTGAAATACCCGCTGATGCGTAAGCGTCTGATGAAACTGTGGCGTGAAGCGAAAACCCGTCACAGCGATCCGGTGAATGCCTGGGCGTCAATTATCGAAGACGCGGAGAAAGCCAAAAGCTTTAAACAGGCGCGTGGACGCGGCGGCTTTGTGCGCTCCTCCTGGCAGGAAGTGAACGAGCTGATCGCCGCCTCTAACGTTTATACCGTCAAAACCTATGGCCCTGACCGTGTGGCGGGCTTCTCGCCGATCCCGGCAATGTCGATGGTGTCTTACGCCTCGGGTGCGCGTTATCTGTCACTGATTGGCGGCACCTGTCTGAGCTTCTATGACTGGTACTGCGACCTGCCGCCGGCGTCCCCGCAGACCTGGGGCGAGCAGACCGACGTGCCGGAATCTGCCGACTGGTATAACTCCAGCTATATCATTGCCTGGGGCTCTAACGTTCCCCAGACCCGTACCCCGGACGCGCACTTCTTTACCGAAGTTCGTTATAAAGGCACCAAGACGGTAGCCATTACGCCGGACTACGCGGAAATCGCCAAGCTGTGCGATCTGTGGCTGGCCCCAAAACAGGGTACTGATGCCGCGATGGCGCTGGCGATGGGCCACGTGATGTTGCGTGAATTCCATCTTGATAACCCAAGCCAGTATTTCACCGACTACGTGCGTCGTTACACCGACATGCCGATGCTGGTGATGCTGGAAGCACGCGAAGGCTATTACGCCGCAGGCCGTATGCTGCGTGCCGCCGATCTGGTGGACGCGCTCGGTCAGGAAAATAACCCGGAATGGAAAACCGTTGCCGTTAACGACAACGACGAACTGATCGCGCCGAACGGCTCTATCGGTTACCGCTGGGGTGAGAAGGGCAAATGGAACCTTGAACAGCGTGATGGCACGACCGGCGAAGAGGCGAACCTGCGCCTGAGCATGCTCGGTAATCACGATGAGATCGCCGAGGTTGGCTTCCCGTACTTTGGCGGCGACGGCACCGAACATTTCAACAGCGTGGCGCTGGATAACGTACTGACTCACAAACTGCCGGTCAAACGCCTGCAACTGGCCGACGGCACCACCGCGCTGGTGACCACCGTTTATGATCTGACGCTGGCGAACTATGGTCTGGATCGCGGTCTGGACGATGCCAACTGCGCCACCAGTTACGACGAGGTGAAAGCCTATACTCCGGCGTGGGCCGAGCAGATCACCGGCGTGCCGCGCGCGCAGATCATTCGTACTGCCCGTGAGTTTGCCGATAACGCCGATAAAACCCATGGCCGTTCAATGATCATCGTCGGTGCCGGTCTGAACCACTGGTATCACCTCGATATGAACTATCGCGGCCTGATCAACATGCTGATCTTCTGCGGCTGCGTCGGTCAGAGCGGCGGCGGCTGGGCGCACTATGTCGGCCAGGAAAAACTGCGTCCGCAGACTGGCTGGCAGCCGCTGGCATTTGCCCTTGACTGGCAGCGTCCGGCGCGTCACATGAACAGCACCTCGTACTTCTATAACCACTCCAGCCAGTGGCGTTACGAGTCGCTGACCGCGCAGGAACTGCTCTCCCCGCTGGCGGACAAATCCCGCTACAGCGGCAACCTGATTGACTTTAACGTCCGCGCCGAGCGTATGGGCTGGCTGCCGTCTGCACCGCAGTTAGGCACTAACCCGCTGCGCATCGCTGCCGAAGCGGAAAAAGCCGGGATGAACCCGGTGGATTACACCGTGAAAGCGCTGAAAGACGGCACCATTCGTTTCGCGGCAGAACAGCCGGAAAACGGTAAAAACCATCCGCGCAACCTGTTCGTCTGGCGTTCTAACCTGCTGGGCTCTTCCGGTAAAGGCCATGAATACATGCTGAAGTACCTGCTGGGTACCGAGCACGGTATTCAGGGGCTGGATCTCGGTCAGCAGGGCAGCGTGAAGCCGGAAGAAGTGGAGTGGGTCGATAACGGTCTCGACGGCAAACTGGATCTGGTGGTGACGCTGGACTTCCGTCTGTCGAGCACCTGCCTCTATTCCGATATCGTGCTGCCGACCGCCACCTGGTACGAAAAAGACGACATGAATACCTCGGATATGCATCCGTTTATTCACCCGCTGTCTGCGGCAGTCGATCCGGCGTGGGAGTCAAAAAGCGACTGGGAAATCTATAAAGGCATCGCCAAAACCTTCTCTGAGGTGTGCGTCGGCCATCTCGGTAAAGAAACGGATATCGTGACGCTGCCGATCCAGCACGACTCTGCCGCCGAACTGGCGCAGCCGCTGGACGTGAAAGACTGGAAAAAAGGCGAATGCGACCTGATCCCGGGTAAAACCGCGCCGCACATTATTCCGGTTGAACGTGACTACCCGGCCACCTGGGAGCGTTTCACCTCCATCGGACCGTTGATGGAGAAAATCGGTAACGGCGGTAAAGGTATCGCCTGGAATACCCAGAGCGAAATGGATCTGCTGCGTAAGCTCAATTACACCAAAGCGGATGGCCCGGCGAAAGGTCAGCCGATGCTGAACACCGCCATTGATGCCGCAGAAATGATCCTCACCCTGGCGCCGGAAACTAACGGCCATGTGGCGGTAAAAGCCTGGGCGGCGCTGAGCGAGTTTACTGGTCGTGATCATACGCATCTGGCGACCAATAAAGAGGAAGAGAAAATCCGCTTCCGGGATATTCAGGCTCAGCCGCGCAAAATTATCTCCAGCCCGACCTGGTCTGGCCTGGAAGATGAACATGTCTCCTATAACGCGGGTTACACCAACGTGCATGAGCTGATCCCGTGGCGTACGTTGTCCGGCCGTCAGCAGCTGTATCAGGATCATCAGTGGATGCGTGATTTCGGCGAAAGCCTGCTGGTGTACCGTCCGCCGATTGATACCCGTTCGGTAAAAGCGGTGATGGGCAAGAAATCCAACGGTAATCCGGAAAAAGCGCTGAACTTCCTGACGCCGCACCAGAAATGGGGCATTCACTCCACGTACAGTGACAACCTGCTGATGCTGACCCTGTCACGCGGTGGCCCGATTGTCTGGATGAGTGAGAGTGACGCCAAAGATCTGGGCATTGAGGATAACGACTGGATCGAAGTCTTCAACAGCAACGGCGCGCTGACAGCGCGTGCGGTGGTGAGCCAGCGTGTACCGTCCGGCATGACCATGATGTATCACGCGCAGGAACGTATTGTGAACCTGCCGGGATCGGAAATTACCGGTCAGCGTGGCGGTATTCATAACTCCGTCACCCGTATCAGCCCGAAACCGACCCATATGATCGGCGGCTATGCGCAGCTGGCCTACGGCTTTAACTATTACGGTACGGTTGGCTCTAACCGCGATGAATTTGTCGTCGTACGTAAGATGAAAAACATTAACTGGCTGGATGGCGAAGGCAACGACCAGGTACAGGAGAGCGTAAAATGA
- the narH gene encoding nitrate reductase subunit beta, whose product MKIRSQVGMVLNLDKCIGCHTCSVTCKNVWTSREGMEYAWFNNVETKPGIGYPNDWENQEKWKGGWIRKINGKIQPRMGNRATLLGKIFANPHLPGIDDYYEPFDYDYQHLHTAPESKHQPIARPRSLISGQRMNKIEHGPNWEEILGGEFEKRAKDQNFENMQKAMYGQFENTFMMYLPRLCEHCLNPACVATCPSGAIYKREEDGIVLIDQDKCRGWRMCITGCPYKKIYFNWKSGKSEKCIFCYPRIEAGMPTVCSETCVGRIRYLGVLLYDADAIEHAASTENEKDLYQRQLDVFLDPNDPVVIAQALKDGVPQSVIDAAQNSPVYKMAMDWKLALPLHPEYRTLPMVWYVPPLSPIQSAADAGELSSNGILPDVDSLRIPVQYLANLLTAGDTQPVLLALKRMLAMRHFKRAETVDGVLDTRALEEVGLTEAQAQEMYRYLAIANYEDRFVVPSSHRELARDAFPEKSGCGFTFGDGCHGSDSSFNLFNSRRIDAVDVTSKTEPHP is encoded by the coding sequence ATGAAAATTCGTTCACAAGTCGGCATGGTGCTGAATCTTGATAAATGCATCGGCTGCCATACCTGTTCAGTCACCTGTAAAAACGTCTGGACCAGCCGTGAGGGGATGGAGTACGCGTGGTTTAACAACGTGGAAACCAAGCCCGGCATCGGCTATCCAAATGACTGGGAAAACCAGGAAAAATGGAAGGGTGGCTGGATCCGTAAAATCAATGGCAAAATTCAGCCGCGTATGGGTAACCGTGCGACGCTGTTAGGTAAAATCTTCGCTAACCCGCATCTGCCGGGCATCGATGATTACTACGAGCCGTTTGATTATGACTATCAGCACCTGCACACCGCACCGGAAAGTAAGCATCAGCCGATCGCCCGACCGCGCTCGCTAATTTCCGGTCAGCGCATGAACAAAATTGAGCATGGTCCGAACTGGGAAGAGATCCTCGGCGGTGAGTTTGAAAAACGCGCCAAAGATCAGAACTTCGAGAACATGCAGAAGGCGATGTACGGCCAGTTCGAAAACACGTTCATGATGTACCTGCCGCGCCTGTGCGAGCACTGCCTGAATCCGGCGTGCGTCGCGACTTGCCCGAGCGGGGCGATCTACAAGCGTGAAGAAGACGGCATCGTGCTGATCGACCAGGACAAATGCCGTGGCTGGCGCATGTGTATCACCGGCTGCCCGTACAAAAAGATCTACTTCAACTGGAAGAGCGGTAAATCCGAGAAGTGCATTTTCTGCTACCCGCGCATTGAAGCAGGTATGCCGACCGTGTGTTCTGAAACCTGTGTGGGCCGTATCCGTTATCTGGGCGTGTTGCTGTATGACGCAGATGCCATTGAACATGCGGCGAGCACTGAGAATGAGAAAGATCTCTACCAGCGTCAGCTGGACGTGTTCCTCGATCCGAACGATCCGGTGGTGATCGCTCAGGCACTGAAAGATGGCGTGCCGCAGAGCGTTATCGACGCGGCGCAAAATTCGCCGGTGTACAAAATGGCCATGGACTGGAAGCTGGCGCTGCCGCTGCATCCGGAATACCGCACGCTGCCGATGGTCTGGTACGTGCCGCCGTTGTCACCGATCCAGTCTGCTGCTGATGCGGGCGAGCTGAGCAGCAACGGTATTCTGCCGGACGTCGACAGCCTGCGTATCCCGGTGCAGTACCTGGCGAACCTGCTGACCGCTGGCGACACCCAGCCGGTATTGCTGGCGCTGAAGCGTATGCTGGCCATGCGTCACTTTAAACGTGCTGAAACCGTGGACGGCGTACTGGACACCCGTGCCCTGGAAGAGGTAGGGCTGACCGAAGCGCAGGCTCAGGAGATGTACCGTTATCTGGCCATCGCCAACTACGAAGATCGTTTCGTGGTGCCGTCCAGCCATCGTGAGCTGGCGCGTGATGCCTTCCCGGAAAAAAGCGGCTGTGGTTTCACCTTTGGCGATGGCTGCCACGGGTCGGACAGCTCCTTTAACCTGTTCAACAGCCGTCGCATCGATGCTGTCGATGTGACCAGCAAAACGGAGCCGCACCCATGA
- the narJ gene encoding nitrate reductase molybdenum cofactor assembly chaperone: MIELVMISRLLEYPDAALWQHQQELFDGFASSEHLEKSDAEALTGFLRDLTRQDLLDVQSRYSELFDRGRATSLLLFEHVHGESRDRGQAMVDLMAQYERHGLQLDSRELPDHLPLYLEYLAQLPKEEALGGLQDIAPILALLSARLQQRESPYAVLFGVLLNLANTTIDSHKVAEKIAGEARDDTPQALDAVWEEEQVKFFAEQSCGESEISAHQRRFAGAVAPQYLNISNGGQQ, from the coding sequence ATGATCGAACTGGTGATGATTTCCCGCCTGCTGGAATATCCGGATGCTGCCCTGTGGCAGCATCAGCAGGAATTGTTTGATGGCTTCGCCTCCTCGGAACATCTGGAGAAAAGCGACGCTGAGGCGCTGACAGGATTTCTGCGCGATCTGACCCGGCAGGACCTGCTGGATGTGCAGTCCCGCTACAGCGAACTCTTTGATCGTGGCCGCGCGACCTCGCTTTTGCTGTTCGAGCATGTGCACGGTGAATCCCGCGATCGAGGTCAGGCGATGGTGGATTTGATGGCGCAGTATGAGCGCCACGGTCTGCAACTCGACAGCCGCGAGCTGCCGGATCATCTACCGCTGTATCTGGAATATCTGGCGCAGTTGCCGAAAGAAGAGGCGCTGGGCGGCTTGCAGGATATCGCCCCGATCCTCGCGCTGTTAAGTGCGCGTCTGCAACAGCGTGAAAGTCCGTACGCGGTGCTGTTTGGTGTGCTGCTGAATCTGGCAAATACCACCATCGACAGCCACAAAGTGGCCGAGAAAATCGCTGGCGAAGCGCGCGACGATACACCGCAGGCGCTGGACGCCGTCTGGGAAGAAGAGCAGGTGAAATTCTTTGCTGAACAGAGCTGTGGCGAGTCAGAAATCAGCGCCCATCAGCGTCGTTTTGCGGGGGCTGTCGCTCCGCAGTATCTGAATATTTCTAACGGGGGGCAGCAATAA
- the narI gene encoding respiratory nitrate reductase subunit gamma, producing the protein MHFLNMFFFDIYPYIAGTVFLVGSWLRYDYGQYTWRAGSSQMLDRKGMTLASNLFHIGILGIFAGHLLGMLTPHWMYESFLPIDVKQKMAMIAGGACGVLTLVGGLLLLKRRLFSPRIRATTTGADILILSLLMVQCALGLLTIPFSAQHMDGSEMMKLVGWAQSVVTFHGGASAHLDGVAFIFRVHLILGMTLFVLFPFSRLVHIWSAPVEYLTRKYQVVRARR; encoded by the coding sequence ATGCATTTCCTGAATATGTTCTTCTTTGACATCTACCCGTATATCGCGGGGACCGTGTTCCTGGTCGGCAGCTGGCTGCGCTATGACTACGGGCAATACACCTGGCGGGCAGGCTCCAGCCAGATGCTGGATCGTAAGGGCATGACCCTTGCGTCTAACCTGTTCCATATCGGTATCCTCGGCATTTTTGCCGGGCATCTGCTGGGTATGCTGACGCCACACTGGATGTATGAATCCTTCCTGCCGATTGACGTTAAGCAGAAGATGGCGATGATCGCCGGTGGTGCCTGTGGCGTACTGACGCTGGTGGGTGGCCTGCTGTTGCTGAAACGTCGGCTGTTCAGCCCGCGTATTCGCGCCACCACCACCGGGGCGGATATTCTTATCCTGAGCCTGCTGATGGTGCAGTGCGCACTGGGTTTGCTGACGATCCCGTTCTCGGCGCAGCATATGGACGGCAGCGAAATGATGAAGCTGGTGGGCTGGGCGCAATCCGTGGTGACGTTCCACGGCGGCGCGTCTGCGCATCTGGACGGTGTGGCGTTTATCTTCCGCGTGCATCTGATTCTGGGAATGACGCTGTTCGTCCTGTTCCCGTTCTCGCGTCTGGTACACATCTGGAGCGCGCCGGTAGAGTATTTAACGCGTAAGTATCAGGTGGTGCGCGCGCGTCGCTAA
- the purU gene encoding formyltetrahydrofolate deformylase, translating to MHSLQRKVLRTICPDQKGLIARITNICYKHELNIVQNNEFVDHRTGRFFMRTELEGIFNDATLLADLDSALPEGSVRKLTPAGRRRVVILVTKEAHCLGDLLMKANYGGLDVDIAAVIGNHDTLRTLVERFDIPFELVSHEGHTREAHDELMAAAIEAHQPDYVVLAKYMRVLTPTFVSRFPNKIINIHHSFLPAFIGARPYHQAYERGVKIIGATAHYVNDNLDEGPIIMQDVIHVDHTYTAEDMMRAGRDVEKNVLSRALYQVLAQRVFVYGNRTIIL from the coding sequence ATGCATTCATTACAACGTAAAGTACTGCGCACGATTTGTCCCGACCAGAAAGGTCTCATCGCGCGTATCACCAATATTTGTTACAAGCACGAACTGAACATCGTGCAAAACAACGAGTTTGTTGACCACCGCACCGGACGCTTCTTTATGCGCACCGAGCTGGAAGGCATTTTCAATGATGCTACTCTGCTCGCCGATCTCGACAGCGCGCTGCCGGAAGGATCCGTCCGTAAACTGACACCCGCAGGTCGTCGTCGTGTGGTGATCCTCGTGACCAAAGAAGCGCACTGCCTGGGCGATCTGTTGATGAAGGCGAACTATGGCGGGCTGGATGTCGATATTGCCGCGGTCATCGGTAACCACGATACCTTGCGCACGCTGGTTGAGCGTTTTGATATTCCTTTTGAACTGGTGAGCCACGAAGGCCACACCCGTGAGGCCCACGACGAACTCATGGCGGCGGCGATTGAAGCCCATCAGCCGGATTACGTGGTGCTGGCTAAATATATGCGTGTCCTGACACCAACCTTCGTATCGCGCTTCCCGAACAAGATCATTAACATTCACCACTCGTTCCTGCCTGCATTTATTGGCGCCCGTCCATACCATCAGGCCTACGAGCGTGGCGTGAAGATTATTGGCGCAACGGCACACTACGTGAATGACAATCTGGACGAAGGCCCGATCATCATGCAGGACGTGATCCACGTCGATCACACCTATACGGCTGAAGATATGATGCGTGCCGGTCGCGATGTCGAGAAGAACGTACTGAGCCGTGCACTGTATCAGGTGCTGGCGCAGCGCGTGTTCGTTTACGGCAACCGCACCATTATTCTGTAA
- a CDS encoding YchJ family protein — protein MSQPCPCGCAQEYSACCARYVSGEQVAPDPSHLMRSRYTAFVLKDADYLIKTWHPSCHAAAFREDIENGFAQTEWHGLTVYAQEAGATPDEGYVSFVARFSEQGKPGAIIERSRFLKENGQWYYIDGTRPLFGRNDPCPCGSGKKFKKCCGQ, from the coding sequence TTGTCTCAACCTTGTCCCTGCGGTTGCGCTCAGGAGTATAGCGCATGTTGCGCACGTTATGTGTCTGGTGAGCAGGTTGCGCCAGATCCATCACACCTTATGCGCTCTCGCTACACCGCATTTGTGTTAAAAGACGCGGATTATCTGATCAAGACCTGGCACCCGTCATGCCATGCCGCTGCGTTTCGCGAGGATATTGAGAATGGATTTGCGCAAACGGAATGGCATGGGCTGACGGTTTACGCGCAAGAGGCCGGTGCAACCCCGGATGAAGGCTACGTCAGCTTTGTGGCGCGCTTCAGTGAACAGGGCAAGCCCGGCGCTATCATTGAGCGTTCGCGTTTTCTGAAGGAAAACGGTCAGTGGTATTATATCGACGGTACGCGCCCGCTGTTTGGCCGTAACGATCCCTGCCCTTGCGGGTCAGGAAAAAAATTCAAAAAGTGTTGCGGGCAATAA
- the rssB gene encoding two-component system response regulator RssB, translated as MTQPLTGKHILIVEDEPVFRSLLDSWLTSLGATTSLALDGVDALETMKTVRPDLMICDLAMPRMNGLQLVEHLRNQRDQMPILVISATENMADIARALRLGVQDVLLKPVKDLNRLRETVYACLYPDMFNSRVEEEERLFQDWDALVSDPQAAAKLLQELQPPVQQHISNCRINYRQLVSADQPGLVLDIAALSEKDLAFYCLDVTRAGDNGVLAALLLRALFNGLLQEQLSHQRQRLPELGSLLKQVNQLLRQANLPGQFPLLVGYYHHELKNLILVSAGLNATLNTGEHQIQISSGVPLGTLGNTYLNQVSHRSEAWQCQVWGAGGRLRLMLTAE; from the coding sequence ATGACGCAGCCTTTGACTGGAAAACATATTTTGATTGTTGAGGACGAACCCGTTTTCCGTTCACTGTTGGATTCATGGCTCACTTCTTTAGGCGCGACCACCTCACTGGCACTGGATGGCGTCGATGCGCTTGAGACCATGAAGACGGTGAGACCAGATTTAATGATTTGCGATCTCGCTATGCCACGAATGAACGGTCTGCAACTCGTGGAACATTTGCGCAATCAGCGCGACCAAATGCCTATCCTGGTTATTTCTGCGACAGAAAATATGGCGGACATTGCCCGTGCATTACGTCTGGGCGTACAGGATGTATTACTCAAACCGGTTAAAGATCTTAATCGTTTACGTGAGACAGTGTATGCCTGTCTCTACCCCGATATGTTTAATTCACGGGTAGAGGAAGAAGAACGACTTTTTCAGGACTGGGATGCGCTGGTGAGCGATCCACAGGCTGCGGCAAAATTGCTACAGGAATTACAGCCCCCGGTTCAGCAACATATCTCAAACTGCCGTATTAATTATCGCCAGCTGGTTTCCGCCGATCAGCCGGGGCTGGTGCTGGATATTGCAGCGCTGTCTGAAAAAGACCTCGCTTTTTATTGTCTGGATGTCACCCGTGCCGGAGATAACGGTGTGTTAGCCGCATTATTACTGCGGGCATTGTTTAACGGTTTATTACAGGAACAGCTCTCTCATCAGCGTCAGCGTTTACCTGAACTGGGAAGTTTGTTAAAGCAAGTTAATCAATTACTCCGTCAGGCTAATTTACCAGGACAATTCCCACTGCTGGTTGGCTATTACCATCACGAGCTGAAAAATCTCATCCTTGTCTCAGCAGGCCTCAATGCCACGCTTAATACCGGTGAGCATCAAATTCAGATCAGTAGCGGCGTCCCGCTCGGCACGCTGGGAAATACTTATTTAAACCAGGTCAGCCATCGCAGCGAAGCATGGCAGTGTCAGGTTTGGGGCGCAGGCGGCCGCCTGCGTTTAATGTTGACTGCGGAATGA
- the galU gene encoding UTP--glucose-1-phosphate uridylyltransferase GalU, producing MAALNSKVTKAVIPVAGLGTRMLPATKAIPKEMLPLVDKPLIQYVVNECIAAGITEIVLVTHSSKNSIENHFDTSFELEAMLEKRVKRQLLEEVQSICPPHVTIMQVRQGLAKGLGHAVLCAHPVVGNEPVAVILPDVILDEFESDLSQDNLAEMIQRFDETGCSQIMVEPVEDVTAYGVVDCKGAQLKPGESVPMVGVVEKPKANVAPSNLAVVGRYVLSAEIWPLLAKTPPGAGDEIQLTDGIDMLIEKETVEAYHMKGKSHDCGNKLGYMQAFVEYGIRHKAHGEEFKTWLEESMGFKK from the coding sequence ATGGCTGCCCTTAATTCAAAAGTAACGAAAGCAGTTATCCCGGTTGCGGGATTAGGAACCAGGATGTTGCCAGCCACCAAGGCGATCCCGAAAGAGATGTTGCCGCTGGTTGACAAGCCATTAATTCAGTATGTGGTCAATGAATGTATCGCTGCGGGTATCACCGAAATCGTACTGGTAACCCACTCTTCCAAAAACTCCATCGAAAACCACTTCGATACCAGTTTCGAACTGGAAGCCATGCTGGAGAAACGCGTTAAGCGCCAGCTGCTGGAAGAGGTTCAGTCCATTTGCCCGCCGCATGTGACTATTATGCAGGTGCGTCAGGGTCTGGCGAAAGGTCTGGGTCACGCGGTGCTTTGCGCCCACCCGGTTGTCGGTAACGAGCCCGTTGCCGTTATTCTGCCTGACGTTATTCTCGATGAATTCGAATCTGACCTGTCTCAGGACAACCTGGCAGAAATGATCCAGCGCTTTGATGAAACGGGCTGCAGCCAGATTATGGTGGAGCCGGTAGAAGACGTGACCGCGTATGGCGTTGTGGACTGCAAAGGCGCACAGCTGAAGCCGGGCGAGAGCGTGCCTATGGTTGGCGTGGTAGAGAAGCCTAAAGCGAACGTAGCGCCGTCTAACCTCGCGGTAGTAGGGCGTTATGTCCTCAGCGCGGAAATCTGGCCACTGCTGGCGAAAACGCCTCCGGGAGCCGGTGATGAGATCCAGCTGACCGACGGCATTGATATGCTGATCGAGAAGGAAACCGTTGAAGCGTACCACATGAAAGGCAAAAGCCATGACTGCGGTAATAAGCTGGGATATATGCAGGCTTTCGTAGAATACGGTATTCGTCATAAAGCACATGGCGAAGAATTTAAAACCTGGCTGGAAGAGTCCATGGGTTTTAAGAAGTAA
- the hns gene encoding histone-like nucleoid-structuring protein H-NS, whose product MSEALKILNNIRTLRAQARECTLETLEEMLEKLEVVVNERREEENAQAAEIEERTRKLQQYREMLIADGIDPNELLNSMAAAKVGTKAKRAARPAKYSYIDENGEQKTWTGQGRTPAVIKKAMDEQGKKLEDFLIKG is encoded by the coding sequence ATGAGCGAAGCACTTAAAATTCTGAACAACATCCGTACTCTTCGTGCACAGGCAAGAGAATGCACTCTTGAGACACTGGAAGAAATGCTGGAAAAATTAGAAGTTGTTGTAAATGAGCGTCGCGAAGAAGAAAACGCTCAGGCCGCAGAAATCGAAGAGCGTACGCGCAAGCTGCAGCAATATCGTGAAATGCTGATTGCTGACGGTATTGATCCGAACGAACTGCTGAATAGCATGGCTGCCGCTAAAGTAGGTACTAAAGCTAAGCGCGCTGCACGTCCGGCTAAATATAGCTATATCGACGAAAACGGCGAGCAAAAAACCTGGACTGGCCAGGGTCGTACTCCGGCTGTTATTAAGAAAGCCATGGATGAGCAAGGCAAGAAACTGGAAGATTTCCTGATCAAGGGCTAA